In the genome of Arthrobacter sp. D5-1, one region contains:
- a CDS encoding SOS response-associated peptidase family protein has protein sequence MMVEAPRIPDNPAEGYYEWQKTEDGKKIPNYLFSEKEPLLGFAGLYEFWPDPALPEDDPERWLLTCTVLTTVTQDALGHVHDRSPVIIPQDRFAEWLDPDLTDKADVQHLLDSLPEPTLTPRIVSTRVNSVRNNGPELIEAAE, from the coding sequence ATGATGGTAGAGGCGCCCCGAATACCGGATAATCCCGCCGAGGGCTACTACGAATGGCAGAAGACCGAGGACGGCAAGAAGATTCCGAACTACCTGTTCTCCGAGAAGGAACCATTGCTCGGCTTCGCCGGCCTGTACGAGTTCTGGCCTGATCCCGCGTTGCCCGAGGATGATCCGGAACGGTGGCTACTGACCTGCACGGTCCTGACCACAGTCACCCAGGACGCTCTGGGACACGTCCACGACCGGTCCCCGGTCATCATCCCGCAGGACCGCTTCGCGGAATGGCTCGACCCTGACCTGACCGACAAAGCCGACGTCCAGCACTTGCTCGATTCCCTGCCGGAACCAACCCTGACGCCGCGGATCGTCAGCACGCGCGTCAACAGCGTTCGCAATAATGGTCCTGAGCTTATTGAAGCGGCTGAGTGA
- a CDS encoding DUF2188 domain-containing protein has protein sequence MAKGNDNDRYVVPNSDRGGWDVKKEDAKRVSAHEPTKKAAEKRAKEIVENTGGGHGEVRIQNKNGKFSDSDSGSKNESPAKDTKH, from the coding sequence ATGGCCAAAGGCAATGACAACGACCGGTACGTAGTCCCCAACAGCGATCGCGGTGGCTGGGACGTCAAGAAAGAAGACGCCAAACGGGTCTCTGCCCATGAACCCACTAAGAAGGCCGCCGAGAAGAGGGCCAAGGAAATTGTTGAGAACACCGGCGGCGGGCACGGCGAAGTGCGGATCCAGAACAAGAACGGGAAGTTCAGCGACAGTGACTCGGGATCCAAGAACGAGTCGCCAGCCAAGGACACCAAACACTAA